GCATTAGAAAAAGAAGAGGAAAGATCTTTTTACCTAACTATTTATTTCTAATTGTCCAAAAAAAGAGTTTGGTAGTAATAGCTACAGGGATACACCCGGAAACATTTCGAACCCGGCAGTTAAGCCTGTATACGCCTAAGATACTGTGTTAACGGGAAAATCGGTAACTGCCAAACAAAATAAAAATGGTGATAATAGCTACAGAGATATACCCAGTAACATTTCGAACCTGGCAGTTAAGTCTGTATACGCCTAAGATACTGAGTAATCGGGAAAATTGGTAGTCGCCATTTTTTTTATTGTAAATTTAATTTAAAAGTGCTATGATATTTTTGTATATAATTATAGGAGGTAAAGTTAATGTTTAAAAACATATCTTCTAATATAAAAAAAGTATTTGTAATAGCACTTTTTTTTATGTTTTTAACTTTAATTTTAGGTATAATTTTAAATTCTAAAATTATTTTAAGTTTGAGTTTAGGTATAGCAACAAGTGTTATTTCAAACTTTTTTTTATTTAAAATGGCTTATGAAATCGTTTACTTAAACAAAGGATTAAAATATACTTTTTTTAGATTTATACTTTCCTATGCCTTATATGCACTTATTCTCTATATTGATTTTATTATATATAAGGATATTGTGTGTGTAATTACCACAGGATTAGCATTTTTGATATTTAAAATTATTTTAACTATTTATTATATATTAAAAAATTAAGACGGGAGAGAGGTGTGATGTTAAAAAAAACAGCTGTAAAGTTTTTAATAGGATTTATTGGAATTACTTTGATTATTAATCTTATTTTAGCCATGTTTTCAACATTTTTGCCGATAGAATTTTTAAAACCGGCAGATGTTATAGAGGCACCGATTGTTTTTTATAGCCTTAACATTGGTAAATATACACTATCAATAAACCAAACTTTAGTAAATACATGGGTCTTAATGGCTTTAATAATATTTATTCTTATAGTAGGTACTAGAAAACTAAGTGTAGAAAATCCAACTTTTTTTCAACTTATATTAGAACAGTATTATACGTTTATTGACAATAGCTTTTTATCTAATTTCAAAGATTACAAGAAAAAATTTATGCCATTTTTTGCTGCTTTATTTTCTTTTATACTATTTTCAAATATTAGCGTATTCATATTTCCTTTTGTTATGATGTTTGAAAGAGAAGGTGGAAAATTACTTGTAAAACCATTTTTTAGAACACCAACAGCAGATATTAATACAACTTTTGGACTGGCACTTATTGTAACAGTGGTGTTTATTACTTGCTCTTTTAAAAGACAAGGAGTTATAGGAGTATTAAAAGAACTTTGCAAACCATTTTGGTTTATGTTTCCAATTAATTTAGTTGGAGAACTTGCAAAACCATTAAGTATAGCAATGCGTTTATTTGGAAATATGTTTGCAGGATTAATAATTATTAGTTTATTATATGGGATAAGTTTTAACAATGTACTTTCATCATGGACTTTTGGTGCATTAAAAGGAAGCTTTTCTTTTGCTGTAGGATGGCCAGCATTACTTCAAATATATTTTGATTTATTTATTGGTATCTTGCAGGCATTTATATTCACAGTATTATCATCTGTGTATGTTGAACAAGCCTTGATTGGCGAAGAAGAATAAAAGGGGGACAAATTATGATAGACGGAAATATAATAAAAGCGGCAGCATTACTTGGAGCAGGAATTGCAGCTTGCGGAGGAATAGGAACAGGTATAGGTCAAGGTCTTGCATCTGCTGCGGCAGTTGAAGCAGTTTCAAGACAACCTGAAGCAAAATCAAGTATAATGACTACTTTATTTATCGGTTGTGCTTTAAC
Above is a window of Caviibacter abscessus DNA encoding:
- the atpE gene encoding ATP synthase F0 subunit C produces the protein MIDGNIIKAAALLGAGIAACGGIGTGIGQGLASAAAVEAVSRQPEAKSSIMTTLFIGCALTETSAIFALLIALLLLLLKG
- the atpB gene encoding F0F1 ATP synthase subunit A gives rise to the protein MLKKTAVKFLIGFIGITLIINLILAMFSTFLPIEFLKPADVIEAPIVFYSLNIGKYTLSINQTLVNTWVLMALIIFILIVGTRKLSVENPTFFQLILEQYYTFIDNSFLSNFKDYKKKFMPFFAALFSFILFSNISVFIFPFVMMFEREGGKLLVKPFFRTPTADINTTFGLALIVTVVFITCSFKRQGVIGVLKELCKPFWFMFPINLVGELAKPLSIAMRLFGNMFAGLIIISLLYGISFNNVLSSWTFGALKGSFSFAVGWPALLQIYFDLFIGILQAFIFTVLSSVYVEQALIGEEE